The Candidatus Zymogenaceae bacterium genome has a window encoding:
- a CDS encoding TetR/AcrR family transcriptional regulator: MTIETFDDLRNKEREARRELILSAALTLFAQNDFKNVTVREIAREAGVSPGTIYRYYENLDDLFIDIISVRTRELVEELGSQVEGGNPPDIQTLCQRYVTFLNDNLSFYQMMAHFMVGGRISPEAVAKLNPLMRSFLDVIEDVITFHSPDGDNRSTAQALFSALNGVMISYATYPGRTLEEVREHTVRLAGVIADRFSTSTERG, encoded by the coding sequence ATGACGATAGAAACATTCGACGACCTCAGAAACAAGGAGCGGGAGGCCCGTCGGGAGCTGATCCTCTCGGCGGCCCTCACGCTGTTCGCCCAGAACGATTTCAAAAACGTCACCGTTCGGGAAATCGCCCGGGAGGCCGGCGTCAGCCCCGGCACCATCTATCGCTACTACGAAAACCTGGACGACCTCTTCATCGACATCATATCCGTACGAACCCGGGAGCTGGTGGAGGAGTTGGGCAGCCAGGTGGAGGGAGGGAATCCCCCGGATATCCAAACCCTGTGTCAGCGATACGTGACTTTTCTCAACGACAATCTCTCCTTCTACCAGATGATGGCGCACTTTATGGTGGGGGGGAGGATTTCCCCGGAGGCGGTGGCGAAGCTGAATCCGCTCATGCGAAGCTTTCTCGACGTGATCGAAGATGTCATCACCTTCCACTCGCCGGATGGGGACAACCGCTCGACGGCCCAGGCCCTCTTTTCCGCCCTGAACGGCGTGATGATCAGCTATGCCACCTACCCGGGGAGGACACTCGAGGAGGTACGGGAGCACACCGTCAGGCTCGCCGGAGTCATTGCCGACCGGTTTTCGACAAGCACGGAACGCGGATAA
- a CDS encoding acyl--CoA ligase, whose translation MAKETLTWHYLKKWAEERPDTEALIFGDERITYSEFYENTRRVAKLLLELGVEKGDRFFTLSAARPEFMYCYMAAGMVGAVWYGLNPRYMLDEFLYQVDDAKPKVGFVVRWYDFLQRDYKDDMLEVMKQNPELEKLVIVGDPWEGTLNWADELKKERPELDDALEKRMGETDEDDPTLIIYTSGTTGKPKGALLTHKNIVSNIRVEVEHFMVNHKPGEGKMLIHFPINHVAGAVEISYATLMSGIGLVMMDKFDPEGTLKTIQDEKITVLGQVPAMFLLQFKLPNFDDYDLSSIRNYVWAGAAAPEGMVKRLAKTGATLITGYGQTENAGFITYSEPGDSEEDLIKTVGTCDPAFEITLMDQKGKEVPTGDVGEIWMRGDLVMKGYWNRPEETAQTITKDGWLKSGDLATIDERGYITIVGRTKEMFKSGGYNVYPREIEAVIEKHPNVALVTIVPIPDETWQEVGKAFVMPVPGTEVDPEELKALCKKHLANYKVPKEFEVRPFLPMLPTGKINRLVLVDEEKKKRG comes from the coding sequence ATGGCGAAGGAAACACTGACCTGGCATTATCTGAAAAAGTGGGCCGAAGAACGGCCCGATACCGAGGCGCTGATTTTCGGCGACGAGCGCATAACCTACAGCGAGTTTTACGAAAACACCCGACGGGTGGCGAAGCTTCTGCTGGAGCTGGGGGTTGAAAAGGGGGATCGGTTTTTCACCCTGTCCGCCGCCCGCCCCGAGTTCATGTACTGCTATATGGCCGCCGGCATGGTCGGCGCCGTCTGGTACGGCCTCAACCCCCGGTACATGCTGGACGAGTTTCTCTATCAGGTGGATGACGCCAAGCCGAAGGTCGGATTCGTGGTGCGCTGGTATGATTTTCTCCAGCGGGACTACAAGGACGACATGCTGGAGGTGATGAAACAGAATCCGGAGCTGGAAAAACTGGTGATCGTCGGCGATCCCTGGGAGGGGACCCTCAACTGGGCGGACGAGCTCAAGAAGGAGCGTCCCGAGCTGGACGACGCCCTTGAAAAGCGGATGGGTGAGACGGACGAGGACGACCCGACCCTGATCATCTATACCTCGGGCACCACCGGAAAGCCCAAGGGGGCGCTTCTGACCCATAAAAACATCGTCTCCAATATCCGGGTGGAGGTGGAGCATTTCATGGTGAACCACAAGCCGGGCGAGGGGAAGATGCTGATTCACTTTCCCATCAACCACGTGGCCGGGGCCGTGGAGATCTCCTACGCCACATTGATGTCCGGTATTGGGCTTGTGATGATGGACAAGTTCGACCCCGAGGGGACCCTCAAAACCATCCAGGACGAAAAGATCACTGTCCTGGGCCAGGTGCCCGCCATGTTCCTGCTCCAGTTCAAGCTGCCGAATTTCGACGATTACGACCTCTCCAGCATCAGGAACTACGTTTGGGCCGGGGCGGCGGCCCCCGAGGGGATGGTCAAACGATTGGCCAAAACCGGGGCCACCCTGATTACCGGATACGGCCAGACCGAGAACGCCGGGTTCATCACCTATAGCGAGCCGGGGGACAGTGAGGAGGACCTGATTAAAACCGTCGGCACGTGCGACCCGGCGTTCGAGATCACGTTGATGGATCAAAAAGGCAAAGAGGTGCCCACAGGCGATGTGGGGGAGATCTGGATGCGGGGGGATCTCGTGATGAAGGGATACTGGAACCGTCCCGAGGAAACGGCACAGACCATCACGAAGGACGGCTGGCTGAAATCCGGGGACCTCGCCACCATCGACGAGCGGGGCTATATCACCATCGTGGGCCGGACCAAGGAGATGTTCAAGTCCGGCGGGTACAACGTCTATCCCCGGGAGATAGAGGCGGTGATCGAAAAGCACCCCAACGTGGCCCTGGTGACCATCGTGCCGATTCCGGACGAGACCTGGCAGGAGGTGGGCAAGGCCTTCGTCATGCCGGTGCCGGGAACGGAGGTGGACCCGGAGGAACTGAAGGCGCTGTGCAAGAAGCACCTGGCCAACTACAAGGTCCCGAAGGAATTCGAGGTCAGGCCGTTTCTGCCGATGCTCCCCACCGGGAAGATAAACCGCCTGGTGCTGGTGGACGAGGAGAAAAAGAAGCGCGGGTGA
- a CDS encoding nucleotidyltransferase family protein, with protein MYTVRSVTTRALSRYWRGVDAAAAFAAPDHIPSGLVTFAAARGSLGPVADALEVWGLAELLPDGDRADMKAALVRSELFNHAQSRAVSEFLSLSGDAGVPVVLFKGHDLINRYYTKDILRPTTDADILIREGDRREVERLLSASGFSPPNGSGSSWTRGALAIDVHTEYVDARRISGRRHLPRIPTEHIFGAAKPQRLHGAPYLSPDPYHTLVLTALHALTHSYLMDFWFLDIAVVIASMGEDFSCDTLLAEADRYGLGFSVEPMLWALGSLFLYPLPEGFLETVRPSPLLRRLIRSATERTEYLFFGEAVLGLHVDTYKKKFYYFRGLIFPGREVVARELGVRRGGSMRLLFLRAAHLLRSLGRIVIHTRGIGGSDGGSGKKAR; from the coding sequence ATGTATACGGTGAGATCGGTCACCACCAGAGCCCTCTCCAGATATTGGCGGGGGGTGGATGCGGCCGCCGCTTTTGCCGCTCCCGATCATATCCCTTCGGGTCTTGTGACCTTTGCCGCCGCCCGGGGCAGCCTGGGGCCGGTGGCCGACGCACTCGAGGTGTGGGGATTGGCGGAACTTCTCCCTGATGGGGACCGGGCGGATATGAAGGCCGCGCTTGTCAGGAGCGAGCTGTTCAACCACGCCCAGTCACGGGCCGTCTCGGAGTTCCTGTCGCTGTCCGGTGATGCCGGTGTGCCGGTGGTCCTCTTTAAGGGCCATGATCTGATCAACCGCTATTACACAAAAGATATCCTTCGCCCCACCACCGACGCGGATATCCTGATCAGAGAAGGAGACAGACGTGAAGTTGAGAGGCTCCTTTCGGCGTCCGGATTTTCCCCCCCCAATGGATCGGGGTCGAGCTGGACCCGGGGGGCGCTGGCTATCGACGTACACACCGAATATGTGGACGCCCGGAGGATATCCGGCAGGCGCCACCTTCCGCGCATCCCCACGGAACATATCTTCGGGGCGGCAAAGCCCCAGAGACTTCACGGCGCCCCCTATCTGTCTCCGGATCCGTATCATACCCTTGTTCTGACGGCGCTGCACGCCCTGACCCATTCCTATCTGATGGATTTCTGGTTTCTGGATATCGCCGTCGTCATCGCGTCCATGGGGGAGGATTTCTCATGCGACACGCTTCTGGCGGAGGCGGATCGGTACGGTCTCGGTTTTTCGGTCGAGCCGATGCTCTGGGCGCTGGGGAGTCTCTTTCTCTATCCGCTGCCGGAGGGATTCCTCGAAACCGTGCGGCCGAGTCCGCTCCTCCGGCGTTTGATAAGGAGTGCCACGGAGCGCACGGAGTATCTGTTCTTCGGCGAGGCGGTGCTCGGATTACATGTTGACACGTATAAGAAAAAATTCTATTATTTTAGGGGGCTTATATTCCCGGGACGGGAGGTCGTCGCCCGGGAGCTGGGTGTCCGCAGAGGGGGGTCGATGCGGCTCTTATTTCTCCGGGCGGCGCACCTGTTGAGATCCCTGGGGCGTATCGTGATACACACCCGTGGGATCGGGGGCTCGGACGGCGGATCCGGAAAAAAGGCGCGCTGA
- a CDS encoding CoA-binding protein, producing MNPDLLDSAAALKRILTPSSLAVVGASDNFSNPATNLLSTIIACGFEGDIFAIHPKAKTALGVPVFPSIADLPKPVDLAIIVVPNTVASTVLEDCGKRGIMNAVVITAGYREMGPEGAALEQELLATARKHGIRFTGPNCIGIINTSVKLNCSMFYSEGKPGAMGLVSQSGSYVTQPLYYFSQHGINLSSAVSAGNQSDIDIADSLVFFADDEHTRSVAAYIEGFSDGNKFLEAARYATGKKPVVVLYVGGTEEGSRSGKSHTGAVATDDAIADAVFHQTGVIRAASVGDLFDFAHAFSVQPLPRGNRVAVITNSGGPGTSMVDAAARQGLSIPEFSPTLQKKLRDVVVHTAQVGNPVDITMDFDLEKFFITVPKLVIESGEADAVLFYGVFSGAHAKKKMEILKRPEAEMLDGYDQYLTNLLETFVRNVANSGIPLVAASFNGKLDTPVARMMEMDVPVFPTPERAAAALAAMNRYARWRDEL from the coding sequence ATGAACCCCGACCTCCTCGACTCTGCGGCGGCCCTGAAGCGAATCCTCACACCTTCTTCCCTGGCCGTGGTGGGGGCGTCCGACAATTTTTCAAATCCCGCAACGAACCTGCTTTCCACCATCATCGCCTGCGGCTTCGAGGGCGATATCTTCGCCATACACCCCAAGGCGAAAACCGCCCTTGGGGTTCCGGTGTTCCCCTCCATAGCAGACCTTCCGAAGCCTGTGGATCTTGCCATCATCGTGGTCCCGAACACGGTGGCGTCCACGGTACTGGAAGACTGCGGAAAACGGGGCATCATGAACGCTGTCGTCATCACCGCGGGATACCGGGAGATGGGGCCGGAGGGCGCCGCCCTGGAGCAAGAGCTCCTGGCCACGGCGCGAAAGCACGGCATCCGCTTTACCGGCCCGAACTGTATCGGCATCATCAATACGTCCGTCAAGCTCAACTGCTCGATGTTTTACTCCGAAGGAAAGCCCGGAGCGATGGGTCTGGTGTCCCAGAGCGGCAGTTACGTCACTCAGCCGCTCTACTATTTTTCCCAGCACGGCATCAACCTCTCAAGCGCCGTCAGCGCCGGGAACCAGTCGGACATCGACATAGCAGATTCCCTGGTTTTCTTCGCCGATGACGAGCACACCCGATCGGTGGCCGCTTACATCGAGGGATTTTCCGACGGAAATAAGTTCCTGGAGGCGGCCCGGTATGCGACCGGGAAAAAGCCGGTGGTGGTCCTGTATGTGGGCGGCACCGAGGAGGGCTCCCGGTCGGGGAAATCCCACACCGGGGCCGTGGCCACAGACGACGCCATCGCCGATGCCGTGTTTCACCAGACCGGTGTCATCCGGGCAGCCAGTGTGGGAGACCTGTTCGACTTCGCCCACGCCTTTTCCGTCCAGCCGCTTCCCCGGGGAAACCGGGTGGCGGTCATCACCAATTCCGGAGGTCCCGGCACCTCGATGGTGGACGCCGCGGCCAGGCAGGGTCTCTCGATTCCCGAATTCTCGCCCACGCTCCAGAAAAAACTCAGAGACGTCGTCGTCCATACCGCCCAGGTCGGCAATCCCGTGGACATCACCATGGACTTCGATCTCGAAAAGTTTTTTATCACCGTTCCAAAGCTCGTCATTGAAAGCGGCGAGGCGGATGCGGTTCTCTTTTACGGGGTTTTTAGCGGTGCCCATGCGAAAAAGAAGATGGAGATCCTCAAACGCCCCGAAGCCGAGATGCTCGATGGATACGATCAATACCTCACAAATCTCCTCGAAACATTCGTCCGCAACGTCGCAAACAGCGGCATCCCCCTCGTCGCGGCGTCGTTCAACGGCAAGCTCGATACGCCCGTGGCCCGGATGATGGAGATGGACGTCCCGGTGTTTCCCACGCCGGAGCGGGCCGCCGCCGCATTGGCGGCCATGAATCGATACGCCCGATGGCGCGACGAACTATAA
- a CDS encoding acyl-CoA/acyl-ACP dehydrogenase has protein sequence MYDFLLTKEELAYRDEVRAFVREEITPDFLRAMDNDEITYPREYVEKLAAKNLIGVRFPKKWGGRGLSWAAEVAALEEIGSLGMALGCAYSMPSIVGEALSVFGTDEQKKKYLKPMLEGKLISAEALTEPRGGSDFFGATTKAELKGDHFILNGQKRFVVGADGADFFLVYCKTNFDPDAHKYSKISLLIVDKGPGVEVEYQYGLLGCRGGGTGRLVFRNVKVPRENVVGELHGGAICFNQMMIPERMTSAAGCLGVWGALDVALRYSNKRAAFGRLIRKFQAVNFLIADSITELDAARGLVYTAAKAIDADYPNVRRLVSEAKKFTTKTAWNVVNNAMQVMGGIGYTDVYPIERALRDIRLSLIWTGTSEIMSLLIQHEYYDEVLNQPYNRRELERDAMNPDESERIFTDDDMWQVHNDAAD, from the coding sequence ATGTACGACTTTTTATTAACGAAGGAAGAGTTGGCCTACCGGGACGAGGTACGGGCGTTCGTCCGGGAGGAGATCACCCCGGATTTTCTCCGGGCCATGGACAACGACGAGATCACCTATCCCCGGGAGTATGTGGAGAAGCTGGCGGCAAAAAACCTCATCGGCGTCCGCTTCCCCAAGAAATGGGGCGGCCGGGGCCTCTCCTGGGCGGCGGAGGTGGCGGCCCTGGAGGAAATCGGTAGCCTGGGGATGGCTTTAGGGTGCGCCTATTCCATGCCCTCTATTGTTGGGGAGGCGCTTTCCGTCTTCGGCACCGACGAGCAGAAAAAGAAATACCTCAAGCCCATGCTGGAGGGAAAGCTCATCTCCGCCGAGGCGCTGACCGAGCCGAGGGGCGGCTCCGATTTCTTCGGCGCCACCACGAAAGCGGAGCTTAAGGGAGATCACTTCATCCTCAACGGTCAGAAGCGCTTCGTCGTAGGGGCCGACGGGGCGGATTTCTTTCTGGTCTACTGCAAGACGAACTTCGATCCCGACGCCCACAAGTACAGCAAGATCAGCCTGTTGATCGTGGATAAGGGGCCGGGAGTCGAGGTGGAGTATCAGTACGGCCTTTTGGGTTGCCGGGGCGGCGGCACCGGCCGTTTGGTGTTCCGCAACGTGAAGGTCCCAAGGGAAAACGTCGTGGGGGAACTCCACGGCGGGGCGATCTGCTTTAACCAGATGATGATCCCCGAGCGGATGACCTCGGCGGCTGGGTGCCTGGGGGTGTGGGGGGCGCTGGATGTGGCCCTTCGCTATTCGAACAAGCGCGCGGCGTTCGGGCGGCTCATCAGGAAATTCCAGGCCGTCAACTTCTTGATCGCAGACTCCATCACGGAGCTCGACGCCGCCCGGGGGCTGGTATACACCGCAGCCAAGGCCATCGACGCAGATTACCCCAACGTCCGCCGCCTGGTCAGCGAGGCGAAAAAGTTCACCACCAAAACCGCGTGGAATGTGGTCAATAACGCCATGCAGGTCATGGGCGGCATCGGCTATACGGACGTCTATCCCATCGAGCGGGCGCTGAGGGATATCCGCCTCTCCCTCATCTGGACAGGGACCTCGGAGATCATGAGTCTCCTCATTCAGCACGAATACTACGACGAGGTGCTCAACCAGCCCTACAACCGACGGGAGCTGGAGCGGGACGCTATGAATCCGGACGAATCAGAGCGGATATTCACCGACGACGACATGTGGCAGGTGCACAACGACGCCGCCGATTAG
- a CDS encoding PqqD family protein: MLGRFFLFFRGAYKQAAAFPRWLPGGIVFSRKETALVSHLDDGSCVVFNLSDRMSYLLNETAGIVIGLSDGGRSIRAVAREMCDIYRIDDRRKSREIVGDVKRVYRRLSRFGIVSREGKNR, encoded by the coding sequence GTGCTCGGAAGGTTTTTTCTGTTTTTTCGAGGCGCCTACAAACAGGCGGCGGCATTCCCCCGATGGCTGCCGGGCGGCATCGTGTTTTCACGCAAAGAGACGGCGCTCGTCTCCCACCTCGACGACGGATCGTGTGTGGTGTTCAATCTCTCAGACCGCATGTCCTACCTCCTCAACGAGACGGCGGGCATCGTCATCGGGCTGTCCGATGGTGGGAGAAGCATCCGGGCCGTTGCACGGGAAATGTGCGATATCTATCGGATCGATGATCGGCGAAAGTCTCGAGAGATCGTCGGTGACGTGAAACGCGTGTATCGACGGCTCAGTCGGTTCGGCATCGTATCTCGGGAGGGCAAAAACCGATGA
- a CDS encoding radical SAM protein produces MQPGAGKHDPPLPHLRWLYLYLTDGCNLRCVHCWLSPRYVPDTSKQRGLTADDVARLIQEGRPLGVGAVKLTGGEPLMNDEFFRIVEVLAAENVRTTVETNGVLVDEETASFLGAHRVSHVSVSIDSHRSSFHDRFRGVPGALDRSVDGIEHLVAHKIPVQIIMSLTRDNEEDIEGVVRLAEELKAASVKINPVMPVGRGDGMIKEKKNLPVARLMALDRWLEADITKRYRMNVIMTLPSAFKSIQSFFSGSRSECYILNILGVLANGDISICGIGTAVPEMVMGNIRTDCLKDIWETSPILLNLREIVPDGMEGVCGRCLLKKSCLGSCRANEYVLSGSLAAPYWMCREAYERGIFPTSRLL; encoded by the coding sequence ATGCAACCCGGCGCCGGAAAACACGATCCGCCCCTTCCCCATCTCAGGTGGCTCTATCTTTACCTGACCGATGGATGCAACCTCAGGTGTGTTCATTGTTGGCTGTCGCCCCGGTATGTTCCGGACACGTCCAAACAACGAGGGCTGACGGCGGATGATGTGGCCCGGCTGATTCAGGAAGGGCGGCCGCTGGGAGTCGGCGCCGTAAAGCTGACCGGCGGCGAACCGCTGATGAACGACGAGTTTTTTCGGATCGTCGAGGTTTTGGCCGCGGAAAACGTGAGAACCACCGTGGAGACAAACGGGGTGCTTGTCGATGAAGAGACCGCTTCATTTCTAGGCGCGCACCGTGTCAGTCACGTGAGCGTCAGCATCGACAGTCACCGCTCGTCCTTTCACGATCGATTCAGGGGGGTCCCCGGCGCTCTGGACAGGTCCGTCGACGGTATCGAGCACCTGGTCGCCCACAAGATACCGGTACAGATCATCATGAGCCTGACGCGCGACAACGAGGAGGATATCGAGGGCGTTGTACGGCTGGCGGAAGAATTGAAGGCGGCGTCCGTAAAAATAAATCCGGTCATGCCCGTCGGACGGGGAGACGGGATGATCAAAGAGAAAAAAAACCTGCCGGTGGCCAGGCTGATGGCGCTGGATCGGTGGCTGGAAGCGGATATCACAAAGCGGTACCGGATGAACGTCATCATGACGCTCCCATCGGCGTTCAAGTCGATCCAAAGCTTCTTCAGCGGCTCCCGGTCGGAATGCTATATCCTGAACATCCTAGGCGTCCTCGCCAACGGGGATATATCTATCTGCGGCATCGGGACCGCCGTACCTGAGATGGTCATGGGAAACATCCGAACCGATTGTCTGAAGGATATCTGGGAGACGAGTCCCATCCTTCTGAACCTGCGCGAAATTGTGCCCGACGGCATGGAGGGGGTGTGCGGAAGATGTCTGTTGAAAAAAAGCTGCCTCGGCTCCTGCAGGGCCAACGAGTACGTCCTGTCGGGAAGCCTCGCCGCACCCTACTGGATGTGCAGGGAGGCCTATGAACGGGGCATCTTTCCGACTTCGCGTCTCCTGTAA
- a CDS encoding PqqD family protein, translated as MKYLRMKPGLVLRTEEDGAFLFDPLDDILVCVNETGLEVVRSLEEGRSMDQIIERLTDLYPDIERESLIADVDSFVQKLVERGLAES; from the coding sequence ATGAAATACCTGCGAATGAAACCCGGTCTGGTCCTCCGTACCGAGGAAGACGGTGCGTTTTTGTTCGATCCACTCGACGATATATTGGTGTGCGTGAATGAAACGGGCCTGGAGGTCGTACGGTCTCTGGAGGAGGGGAGATCGATGGATCAAATCATCGAGAGGCTCACCGATCTCTACCCGGATATCGAACGGGAGAGCCTCATCGCGGATGTAGACTCCTTTGTCCAAAAGCTCGTTGAACGGGGGCTGGCGGAGTCCTGA
- a CDS encoding radical SAM protein yields MTDIIQSEIIGASPAESEFLAPKIPSAPISLFISITSRCNMACRHCAVYSPEIHYGQDLSTEQWLSFFKEIERLQLFKVKISGGEPFVREDIFTLLDALYALPIRLSINTNATLIDKDAARRLAWYRDRLDDIMVSLDGSCPRTYDALRGSGTFERAVPGIESLAEHVGKVTAYCTVTRLNMDELPRIFELSRDLGITSIKFNELLPEGRAVANGADLHLHRSERSAVIDRLKEIKEVGGGVAGTFFEVDDIFDSVRCLEGHGAADDALPSFLSGCGALVRECAVRPDGWATPCDRLPALTAGHILETPLDVIWRESETFAFFRSRFITPLLSLPQCADCPYTAGCTGGCPAGAYAAHGTIMAPDPACCYRLHTQGNI; encoded by the coding sequence ATGACTGATATCATCCAATCGGAAATAATCGGGGCCTCACCCGCCGAGTCGGAATTCCTCGCGCCGAAGATACCTTCAGCCCCGATATCACTGTTCATCTCCATCACGTCCCGGTGTAACATGGCCTGCCGTCACTGTGCCGTATACAGCCCGGAGATACACTACGGGCAGGACCTGAGCACCGAACAGTGGCTCTCGTTCTTCAAGGAGATCGAGCGTCTCCAACTGTTCAAGGTCAAGATCAGCGGCGGCGAACCGTTCGTCCGTGAAGACATCTTCACGCTGCTGGACGCCCTGTACGCTCTCCCCATACGGCTGTCCATTAATACAAACGCGACGCTCATCGATAAGGACGCCGCCCGTCGCCTGGCGTGGTATAGGGATCGGCTTGATGACATCATGGTGAGCCTCGACGGCTCCTGCCCCCGGACGTATGACGCCCTGCGGGGATCCGGGACCTTTGAACGGGCCGTCCCGGGGATTGAGTCTCTGGCCGAGCACGTTGGGAAGGTGACGGCGTACTGTACGGTGACCCGTCTCAATATGGACGAGCTCCCCCGGATTTTCGAACTGTCCCGGGATCTCGGGATCACGAGCATCAAGTTCAACGAGCTTTTGCCTGAGGGAAGGGCGGTCGCGAACGGGGCCGATCTTCACCTGCACAGGTCCGAGCGCAGTGCCGTTATCGATCGGCTCAAGGAGATAAAGGAGGTCGGCGGGGGCGTGGCCGGGACGTTCTTCGAGGTGGACGATATCTTCGACTCAGTACGGTGTCTGGAGGGGCACGGGGCCGCCGATGATGCGCTTCCTTCCTTTCTGAGCGGATGCGGTGCGTTGGTGCGGGAGTGTGCCGTCAGGCCGGACGGGTGGGCGACGCCGTGCGATCGACTGCCGGCGTTAACCGCCGGACATATCCTCGAGACCCCCCTGGACGTCATATGGCGGGAGTCGGAGACTTTTGCCTTTTTTCGAAGCAGGTTCATCACGCCGCTTTTATCTCTTCCCCAGTGCGCCGATTGCCCCTACACCGCCGGGTGCACGGGGGGATGCCCCGCGGGGGCGTATGCGGCGCATGGAACGATTATGGCCCCCGATCCCGCATGCTGTTATCGTCTTCACACGCAGGGAAATATATAA
- a CDS encoding acyl--CoA ligase: MTGQGEPITIGDYCRRAAELFGENEAFICPRSGRRLSYREHNRRVNSAYRGLKDIGLRKGEIVSLLCDNRIEDFELLAALSKLGCIGMPLNSRLMPEHVMRHMEFTDVSAVVFGPEAIGVADRIHTSPARPKHFIAVGSDVPGYAHSYTAMIEGGDDRAPDAASSIDDDFCFYFTSGTTKSPRGYIITHRQNQPYTRMAVEQGVTEDERILAVLPPYTRVSMFWYTAALFVGAAQVLSDLDPSRILSLFEEERITLSILIPDLARHVMALPEFASRDVSSLRRIVMAGTRLPPSLRVEIEHRLCPVLYEVYGQQECGLLTLMPPEDRGKKPESVGRPYLGSEIIVADRSGAPLPPGTLGEIISRSPARAGVIYPEPKKPRRIPTDEWYWSGDIGYLDEDGYLYYRGRREDALDIDGEVVFASEIEALVTAMEGVVDCAAVDLSESADFSGVGIFAVVEPDSHTTEEELLNRCRRDPSLGAVVKKVFFVGHLPRTDTGKVMKHALLDDSRSTE, translated from the coding sequence ATGACCGGGCAAGGTGAACCGATCACCATCGGGGATTACTGCCGCCGGGCGGCGGAGCTCTTCGGAGAGAATGAGGCCTTCATCTGTCCCCGTTCCGGGAGGCGTCTCAGTTATCGGGAGCACAATCGGCGTGTCAATTCAGCATACCGGGGGTTGAAAGATATCGGGCTGAGGAAGGGGGAGATTGTCTCTCTCTTATGTGACAACAGAATAGAGGATTTTGAATTGCTGGCGGCCCTGTCAAAACTGGGGTGTATCGGCATGCCGCTGAACTCCCGGCTCATGCCGGAGCATGTGATGCGGCACATGGAATTTACCGACGTGTCCGCCGTCGTCTTCGGGCCGGAGGCGATCGGAGTCGCGGATCGGATCCACACGAGTCCCGCCCGGCCGAAACATTTTATCGCCGTCGGGTCTGATGTTCCGGGATACGCCCACTCATACACTGCGATGATCGAGGGGGGGGATGACCGGGCGCCGGACGCGGCGTCTTCCATCGACGACGATTTTTGTTTCTATTTTACCTCCGGCACCACGAAAAGCCCCAGGGGGTATATCATCACACATCGCCAGAACCAGCCCTATACACGGATGGCCGTCGAGCAGGGGGTGACCGAAGATGAGAGGATACTGGCCGTGCTTCCCCCCTACACGAGGGTTTCGATGTTCTGGTATACGGCGGCCCTCTTTGTAGGGGCGGCCCAGGTGCTCTCAGATCTCGATCCCTCCCGTATCCTCTCGCTGTTTGAAGAAGAGAGGATTACCCTGTCTATCCTCATACCAGACCTTGCGCGGCATGTCATGGCGCTGCCGGAATTTGCATCACGGGATGTATCGTCTCTCAGGCGTATCGTGATGGCGGGCACCCGTCTTCCCCCTTCGCTGCGCGTTGAAATAGAACACCGCCTGTGCCCTGTGCTCTATGAGGTATACGGCCAGCAGGAGTGCGGCCTGCTGACGCTGATGCCCCCGGAGGATCGAGGAAAAAAACCGGAGTCGGTCGGTCGACCGTACCTGGGATCGGAGATCATTGTGGCGGATCGAAGCGGCGCGCCGCTCCCTCCGGGGACGCTGGGTGAGATCATCTCCCGCTCGCCCGCCCGGGCGGGGGTCATCTATCCCGAACCGAAGAAACCGCGGCGCATACCGACCGATGAGTGGTATTGGTCCGGCGATATCGGGTATCTTGACGAGGACGGATATCTCTATTACCGGGGGAGACGTGAGGACGCCCTGGATATCGACGGCGAGGTGGTCTTCGCTTCGGAGATCGAGGCGCTCGTGACGGCGATGGAGGGTGTCGTCGATTGCGCCGCCGTTGACTTGTCCGAAAGTGCGGATTTTTCCGGTGTGGGTATCTTTGCGGTTGTAGAGCCGGATTCGCACACCACAGAAGAGGAACTCCTCAATCGCTGCCGGAGGGACCCCTCTCTCGGGGCCGTCGTTAAGAAGGTGTTTTTTGTAGGTCATCTTCCCCGTACCGATACCGGAAAGGTGATGAAACACGCCCTTTTGGACGATTCTCGGTCCACCGAATGA